The sequence below is a genomic window from Bos javanicus breed banteng chromosome 5, ARS-OSU_banteng_1.0, whole genome shotgun sequence.
CTCAGTAAGAGGCTTCGTGCCAACACAAGTTCAAAGACAAAAAGTTGTTTCCCAAAGGAACATCCCTTTTAATTTCCCAACTTCTTACATTTTATGTTTATCTAAGAGGTAGGTTTTCTATTGGACCTATCCTTTCCTTCCGTTTCTTGGGTCGAAAGAAGTATCTTTATCTGCCTCCATGAAGGTGATTTGCCAGGCCTCAGAAAACCTTtcaggtgtgtgtgctcagtcgtgtccaactctttgcgaccccacggactgtagcccacctggctcctctgtccgtggattctccaggcaaaagtgctggagtggattgccatgccctcctccaggggatcttccagacccagtgattcttgcgtctcctgcattggcaggcggactctttaccactgcgccacctgggaagatcctAGGGTGTCCAGAATACCCTGGGTGGTCTGTATTGTTTTCTTACAGGTAACACAAAGCCACCAACACATTCAATAATTTGCACCTGCTATTTTGTGTTGTGTGTTGTTAAGTacacttgtttttttgtttgttgttctgGAATAATTAACCCGTAATAAGTGTTAGTTACATAATAAAAACCACCCTATTACTCTCCCTTCTAACTTCAGTTTTCACAGTTACTAAGAAGGGTTCAGACTAGAGAGTCACTAGGAGAGTCAACTCAATCATAGCAGAACAAGGACTAAGGGCTATGGAAAGATAAAACCAGGAACCATGATTCTGATGGCCGCATTATGAGTCAGAGCCattgtgagaaagaaaaaattctagCAGCTAGGAGGAAGCCTGGGCATATTTTTGTAAGCTAACAACATCCAAGTGCTTTTAAAAGCCTACTTGAATCTTAATTTTATAAGTATTTGCtacagatttaaatttttttatagcacaagaatttgaaaaaaaatcctttcatctGAGAAAAAAGCTGTGGTTTAATGGGGTCATATGATCTGCATTTATTAAAATGAGAGTACAATGGGGTATTATTAAAAAACATATCAGTAGtttcaaagaaatcaaaccaaacTTGACTTAAGAACTCTTTGAGATCTGCTCTCTGAACTgcctatcatatatatatatatatatatttttctttcccccCGCAACTGCAACTTCGCCTTTAAGTGGGAGCCCATGTAAGTTCTGCTTGCCCCttgattgaattttatttttcaccacTTCTTTGGATCTCaaattttcatcatttaaataCTGCACTGAGAAGCAATTTGACCTTCAAACTCCTTTTTAGATGGAGGGAGAATAAAGGTGCGTCTAGCATCAAAGTCTATTTTCATTTCCGACTACAGAACTTAGCAGCGGCCTAAGGTTGACCATTCCAatttagaagctggaaaaataGTGATCAAgactttgtgaaatgaaaatggaaaacagagCTGTTAGGAAACCCATGCAAGACAGGAAGTGACTTTCAGCCCCAAGAGGACTTGGTAGCATCTATGGctcttttttaaactgaagtagcATCTGCACGTGTAGATTTGGACCATCCTTTTCATTTCACACAGAAGAGGGTTTGTTCTACCTTTAAAAGCACATCCTCTTCCCCCAACCATACCAACCCCCCGGACTCCTGAAAGTTGCTGCTAGAACAAGACTGGGTTGTTTTCTTACTGCAAATCCAGTGTTTATCCAGTCCTTCCTTTTTCAATTTCTGAGTTTAGTTAACCTAACAACGAAACATATAACCCTTGGATTTCTCACAGAGCAACAAAGAGCAAAACAGTCGGGTCCCTGGTCAACATTctcagaacaaaaacaaaaagctatgACTCCCAGTCCTTTGAAGCATTCACAAATTGTATTTTAAACTATGAGATTCTAGAATATGCTTCtagaacaaagtaaaaaaaaggaCAGGAAATGCAGTTCACATCAAGTGTGCCAAGCTCATGAAGAAGGATAATTTCTACTGTGGATAAGAGCACAAATGTTCTCTCAAACAACTGGAATAATTCTTTTCCCTCACTACGTTTTTTGAAATGAAACATCTAATGCACTCATACTCTGAAATCATAGAAAACTCATTATTAAACCCTCCACACAAAGATAATCTAAGCAAGGCTTTTCCTACAGCAGACCAAGTCCTCCTGTATATTCAGGATACGGTCATCTTGCCATCAACTGGgttatgtattaaatattttgaattagaTATCATTACTACTGATTTCCTTGTAGAAAAGCAATTAGATTTTTATAATTACACCATTCTGAACATTTAACTTCTTTAAAAGTTCTACACAAAATACATGtctaaggagaaaaaaactaattaaaaaaaaaaaacaaaaaacagaacgaAAACCCCACATAATATCACAGAGTTTAATTTCAACCACCTGGAATAACAATGAAGTGTCAGACCTTCTGAAAATGCCCTAGGAATAATGAATAAATTCTTGTGTGCCTCTGTAccgccttttttctttcttcttttccaagacTACAACTTACTAAGGATAGCTTTTCgaaaataaagtatcttttcTGGAAAATGACCTACATTCAGAAATGTCTCAGAACAAGCATTAgaaaaaaaacactaataaatAATAAgtcaaaatacattaaaataaaattacagtacATCATCCCTCCTAGAAGGTCCACCATACTGGAAGATCCTCTCAAAGGTTCATAAATAAAGCCTTCTGGACTCAAAATCTTTCCTGCATTGTGAAGAAGAGTATGCAGAAAATAAGTGGAATCACGAGTTATCAGTCGGGTTCTGTTCAAACTACTTGATTTGGTGTGGGGCGGGGAGACTTGTTCTCGATCCAAGTGAAGACAATAGAAAGGTGCTCGTCCCGCTTCCTCAAGTCCCCAAAACCTGGAAAGAAATGACACGGACGGAAGTGAGAAGCTCGGACTCCTACCAGACCCAGTTCTCTTGGCACCTGGCCCGCGGACAAAGGAGCTCAGACAAACACGGGGGTCGCTCCCTCGAGTGCCCAGGGATAGTCCAGCGGCGCCAAGGGCGCCAGGAGGCGGCCGGCGGCGCGGCCGGGGCCGGGGGCGCGCGTCCTGGACACCGGCGGGTCGGCGGGGCGGGCGGCTGCGGGCACCTTCCCGCCCAGCGCGCATCCCTCAGCCTGCCCTCCCCGCCTGGCCTCTGCTGCCTGCAGCCTGTGCCCTTCTCTCCACCTCCCAGAAACCTAGGTTCATTGCTCCCTTGCCCACCCAAGAGCCGAACCCGTGAGCAGGCTTCCGGCTCTGACACCCCCAGACCCGCTCCCCGGACCCGCGCCGACCTTACCGCGTTCGGGCCGGGTGCTGCCCTCTTCAGGCCGAGTTGGAGGTGCTGCGGAGGAGCCGGTGGCCGTGCGCCTGCGAGAGCGGCGGTGGGTGCGGGTGCGGTAGTGGGTGCGCGTGCGGATGCGGGTGCGGGTGCGAATGCGGGTACGGATGAAGCGACTGCGGCTGCGGCTTCGGCTGAGGCTGGGGTTTGGGCTGGGGCTGCGGTTTGGGCTGGGGCTGCGGCTGGGCTTGGGACTGAGGCTGCGGCTGGGCTTGGCTTTGGGGCTGAAGCGGCTGCGGCTGCGGAGGCTGTTGCTGGACCAAGTGCTGTTGCTTCTGCCGCGTGGACTTGACCGCCAGGATGGCCTGGCGATTCTTGTACTGCACCATCTGCAACGTGATCTCGGCGTTCCAGCCCTGGTCCTGCGGGCACCGAAAGTCGATCTCCTTGCCCTCAGCCATCACCACCGTGAAGTACATGTACTTGCCCTTGCGCTCCACGCAGTCCACGGTCTTCATGTTGGAAAAGTGCAATTCCTTGAGCTTGACTGGCGGCTCGAGGCTGGCCACGGCGGGGCCTCCGGGTTGGGACGGCTCGACCGACCCCTGCCcgggctgctgttgctgctgctgctgctgctggtgatgTTGCAGCTGTTTGGGCGGGATGAGCAGCAGCCCCTCCTCGGTGAGGATGCAGCACTTTTTCTTCCAGAGCTGAAGCAGCCCGTCGCTGCGCTTCTCCAACACCCCCTCCTTCAGCGCCTTGCAGCCGCTGCTCTCCAACATCCTCCTGGCATAGGGGGCGCAGCCGCTCGGCTCGGCCTCTCCGCTTCCAGCCGCCCGGGTcgggggcagcagcagcagccgcgcGCCGTCCTCGCCCCAACAGCTCCCGCGGCCTCCGGGCCGGAGCGCGCAGAGGAGGCTAACGCGCAGAAAGCAGAGCGgctgtggcggcggcggcggctcgggGTCCGGGCAGCAGGGCAGCCGCGTCCTGATGCGCCACAAGGTCCCGGAGCTGCGAGCCGCCGGGCCTCTGCCGTCCTCTTGCGAGCGCTCACTGAAGGGCACTGGCCGGGCCCCCTCGCGGCGCTTTTGAATGGGCCATACCCCCCACCCCCGAGTGACACCCAGCGGAAAAGGCGGCTCCTGGCGCCCGCGCCGCGGGGGAAAGCCCAGCTCTGAGAGGCGCTCTGCCGCCGGCGCGCGCCTCATTCACTTGGGGCCTTTCCAAAGCCGGCCGCGTCCACGCCCCCCGCGCCCCTCGCTCCGCCTCCCGCCGCCCACTCGCTTCCGCGCTCCTTCCCCAGGCTGGCGGCCGGGAGTCGAGCCCCGGAAACTCGTGTCCTGCGCCCGGGGCCGCGGCCGAGGGCGCCCCGACTGCCGGGCGAAGAATGCCGACGCACAGAGGGCGCCGAGAAGCCATCCCCATCCGTCGCGCCTCTCCGCCCGGCGGGGCTTTCCGCGAACAGCCTCGGGTGGGTATGGGACTGGCCAAGTGGGCGCAGTTGCCAGACTGCCGGGCACGCCAGGCGGACCCTCTGCGCTCCGGAACTAGCCCTGGGGATTCGCGCTGGGCTCCGAAATCTCGCAGAGCCCGGTCCAGGCCTGGGCCAGCGAGGAACTGGGGCTGAGGTTCGCTCGCCGCGGAGTCCCGCGAACTATGCCTCCCCCGGACCCCACGTAGGCATCTTAGTGCGAAAAGGGCGAGAGGATACGGTGTCTTTACACTCACATTCGCTTACGGCCACTACCCAGCTCTTCTTAGAGGGCGCGATTGTTAGAGCAACCGTCTGTCCCTTTGGGAGTGGATAGAAGGGGACCCACTGGAAATGACATTTCGCCTTCCTTTTTTCGAGCCTGGAGCGCAGGCACTCCATATCTTACGTGACGCAAGTCCTTCCGTACAGCCCGCAGTATCTCACAAGAGTAACTGCAAATTGGGGTAACATCCGGTTCTGAGATTCCGCACTTTAACCTCCAAAGGGCAGGTTGGCCTCCGCGGA
It includes:
- the PHLDA1 gene encoding pleckstrin homology-like domain family A member 1, with the protein product MRRAPAAERLSELGFPPRRGRQEPPFPLGVTRGWGVWPIQKRREGARPVPFSERSQEDGRGPAARSSGTLWRIRTRLPCCPDPEPPPPPQPLCFLRVSLLCALRPGGRGSCWGEDGARLLLLPPTRAAGSGEAEPSGCAPYARRMLESSGCKALKEGVLEKRSDGLLQLWKKKCCILTEEGLLLIPPKQLQHHQQQQQQQQQPGQGSVEPSQPGGPAVASLEPPVKLKELHFSNMKTVDCVERKGKYMYFTVVMAEGKEIDFRCPQDQGWNAEITLQMVQYKNRQAILAVKSTRQKQQHLVQQQPPQPQPLQPQSQAQPQPQSQAQPQPQPKPQPQPKPQPQPKPQPQSLHPYPHSHPHPHPHAHPLPHPHPPPLSQAHGHRLLRSTSNSA